A window of Eubacterium sp. 1001713B170207_170306_E7 contains these coding sequences:
- a CDS encoding MurR/RpiR family transcriptional regulator, whose protein sequence is MKSLLSDIRIKYNTFSKAQKRLADYILCEPEKVTLLSITELAGKGDTSETTVMRLLKKLEYDSYQVFRINLAKELTEKPGETLNEELSEEDGLATIKKKVIKHNVTAINDLEQTLSEETIAEFLEFLAAAKRVLFFGVGASASISQDALHKFGNIGINVCSHPDPHQMNIICAHSTPDDLFIAVSHTGESQEVLNAVSIARKNGTKIISLTSYANSSLAKLSDLYLLSSTNDKKYHSEAMASRIVQLTIIDILYIATFMQNEDVYFEEMNKSRIAVALNKT, encoded by the coding sequence TTGAAATCTCTTTTATCAGATATCAGAATAAAATACAATACTTTTTCAAAAGCACAGAAACGGCTGGCGGATTATATCCTATGTGAACCGGAGAAGGTGACGCTGCTGTCCATCACAGAGCTGGCCGGAAAGGGCGATACCAGTGAGACAACGGTCATGCGGCTGCTTAAAAAGCTGGAATACGATTCCTACCAGGTTTTCCGCATCAACCTGGCAAAGGAACTGACGGAAAAGCCCGGAGAAACCCTCAATGAAGAGCTGAGTGAGGAGGATGGCCTAGCCACCATTAAGAAAAAGGTCATCAAGCACAATGTCACGGCCATCAATGACCTGGAGCAGACCTTGAGTGAGGAAACCATCGCCGAGTTTCTTGAGTTTCTGGCAGCGGCCAAGCGCGTTCTCTTTTTCGGGGTGGGCGCTTCTGCGTCCATCTCCCAGGACGCGCTGCATAAATTCGGCAACATCGGTATCAATGTGTGCAGCCATCCCGACCCGCACCAGATGAATATTATCTGCGCGCATTCGACACCGGATGATCTTTTCATAGCGGTTTCGCACACCGGAGAGAGCCAGGAGGTTTTGAACGCAGTCTCCATTGCCCGGAAAAATGGCACTAAAATTATCAGCCTGACCAGCTACGCCAACTCAAGCCTGGCGAAGCTGTCGGATCTTTACCTGCTGAGCTCGACCAATGATAAAAAATATCATTCTGAGGCCATGGCCTCGCGGATTGTGCAGCTGACCATCATTGATATTCTCTATATCGCGACCTTTATGCAGAATGAGGATGTGTATTTTGAAGAGATGAACAAGTCCCGCATCGCGGTGGCGCTGAACAAGACCTGA